One stretch of Candidatus Sulfotelmatobacter sp. DNA includes these proteins:
- the trxA gene encoding thioredoxin codes for MSALPDVSQSTFQTQVLDATNPVIVDFWAPWCGPCKMLSPVVEKVAGQFTGKVDFVKLNTDENPSIAGQYGISGIPCLVLYKNGQAVDRIVGFVPERMITDMLNRHLAAA; via the coding sequence ATGTCAGCTCTTCCCGACGTCAGCCAATCCACGTTCCAGACCCAGGTGCTGGACGCCACGAACCCCGTGATCGTCGACTTCTGGGCCCCGTGGTGCGGGCCGTGCAAGATGCTCTCGCCCGTGGTTGAGAAAGTCGCCGGCCAATTCACCGGCAAGGTCGACTTCGTCAAGCTGAACACCGACGAGAACCCCTCGATTGCCGGCCAGTACGGCATCTCGGGCATCCCGTGCCTGGTGCTCTACAAGAACGGGCAGGCCGTGGATCGCATCGTGGGCTTCGTCCCCGAGCGCATGATCACGGACATGCTCAACCGGCATCTCGCCGCCGCCTAG
- the selA gene encoding L-seryl-tRNA(Sec) selenium transferase codes for MSPPPSRSALPAVHRLLDEPPIARFVALLGAPVVKTHLVAALDAARALPATPAPDAILAEALRRLAGEAQRGLVGVLNGTGILLHTNLGRAPLAAAALDAIATTAGGASNVEYDLAAGARGSRYDRLGALLRAATGAQDALVVNNGAAAVLLALDTLARGPGGEPREVIVARNQLIEIGGGFRLPDVLARSGARLVEVGTTNKVRIDDYARALSPRTALLLRAHPSNFRLAGFTSEVGGAELAALGARAGVPVLEDLGSGALHDLREYGLPRERTVQDAVADGIDLIAFSGDKLLGGPQAGILVGRTAAVARVRTNPLLRALRVGAPTIAALGATLRLHLEPGGRERVPLYRMLAASPEALRARAEALRARLPGLDLRVVAVEGYVGGGTLPLAPLPSIALAWRPAGGGLDAALGRLRAGTPPLIARAEGDAVAIDVRTIPPERDGDLAALLEAAQ; via the coding sequence ATCTCGCCGCCGCCTAGCCGCTCCGCCCTTCCGGCGGTTCACCGCCTCCTCGACGAACCGCCGATCGCGCGGTTCGTCGCCCTGCTCGGCGCGCCGGTCGTGAAGACTCACCTCGTCGCCGCGCTCGACGCGGCGCGGGCGCTCCCGGCCACGCCGGCGCCCGATGCGATCCTGGCCGAGGCGCTCCGGCGCCTCGCCGGCGAAGCGCAACGCGGCCTGGTCGGCGTCCTCAACGGGACCGGCATCCTGCTGCACACCAACCTCGGCCGCGCGCCGCTGGCCGCCGCGGCGCTCGACGCCATCGCGACGACCGCGGGCGGCGCCTCGAACGTCGAATACGACCTCGCCGCCGGCGCGCGCGGGTCGCGCTACGACCGGCTCGGCGCACTGCTGCGCGCGGCGACCGGTGCGCAGGACGCGCTGGTCGTGAACAACGGCGCGGCCGCGGTGTTGCTGGCGCTCGACACGCTCGCGCGCGGTCCGGGGGGCGAACCGCGCGAGGTGATCGTCGCGCGCAACCAGCTGATCGAGATCGGCGGCGGTTTTCGCTTGCCCGACGTGTTGGCGCGCAGCGGCGCGCGACTGGTAGAAGTCGGTACCACCAACAAGGTGCGCATCGACGACTACGCGCGCGCGCTCTCGCCGCGCACCGCGCTGCTGCTGCGCGCGCATCCCTCGAACTTTCGTCTCGCCGGATTCACCAGCGAGGTCGGCGGCGCGGAGCTCGCCGCGCTCGGGGCGCGTGCCGGCGTGCCGGTGCTCGAGGACCTCGGCAGCGGCGCCCTGCACGACCTGCGCGAGTACGGGCTGCCGCGCGAGCGCACGGTGCAGGACGCCGTCGCCGACGGCATCGACCTGATCGCGTTCTCCGGCGACAAGCTGCTCGGCGGTCCGCAGGCGGGGATCCTCGTCGGCCGGACCGCCGCCGTCGCGCGCGTGCGGACGAACCCGCTGTTGCGCGCGCTGCGCGTCGGCGCGCCGACGATCGCCGCGCTCGGTGCGACGCTGCGCCTGCACCTCGAGCCGGGTGGGCGCGAACGGGTACCGCTGTACCGGATGCTGGCGGCCTCGCCGGAGGCCTTGCGGGCGCGCGCCGAGGCGCTGCGCGCGCGCCTGCCGGGGCTCGATCTGCGCGTGGTCGCGGTCGAAGGCTACGTCGGCGGCGGGACGCTGCCGCTGGCGCCGCTGCCCTCGATCGCGCTGGCGTGGCGGCCCGCCGGCGGCGGCCTCGACGCCGCGCTGGGACGACTGCGCGCCGGGACGCCGCCGCTGATCGCGCGGGCCGAGGGCGACGCCGTCGCGATCGACGTGCGCACGATACCACCCGAACGGGACGGGGACCTCGCGGCGCTGCTCGAAGCCGCGCAGTAG